The DNA segment GCCCATCAAAGAGTTGATATAATATCGCTTCAATTGGTAAAAgatcatttttatattaattttattagttttttttagtaaagaaTAGTATTTTAAGtcttaaattttagttaatatcaTTAACCCCAATGAATTATTAGCTTAATGGAAATTTTAACATATCAAGAATTTTGAGATTATAGTTTAACTTCTATCAATCTTTAATAgaggtaaaagtattatgaatgtccttatattaagagttagattgtattttgatctatctacttaaaaaatgagtaatttaatcattgtacattagattaaagagtaatttagtcatttttgttaaaaaaattcgtCAATTTATATTGTTAAAGACCGATTCCTATATATTAATATGATGTACATGTTGCACGCCATGTACaatagaaatgaatgaattttttaacaaaataactaatttgttctttgatataacgtataaagattaatttacttctttttttagtaaagagagtAAATGCaatccaaattttaatataaaaacttcAATAATACTTTTAtctttctaaaatatatatatcattaacaaaaataattcattctaaaattaagatttaaatttgaccaattaataataaaaaaatccatcAATTTAATCCTCCATGATTTTCCGAAAATAGATAAGGATGATAGTTACAATTGACATATCTGTAGTAATAAGGTGAATGATTGAGTGCTTACATTATTTGGAAGCTGAGAAATCACTTTCGAAGCTTTATTTTTCAAGAACTGACCTCCACCATTATATATATCTTCTTCAGCCAATCAAACTACCCAAATCTCAATTATTGTTTGATTCCCTCGTATCATCCATGAAAGTACTATTTACATGAACAAAACGATTTTAACGCCATATTCAAAGATTGAAATTAATAGGTAGGAACAAAGTTTATGAAGatactctcctttttttttctttgaattttctcCATCGGTATAGGACTCAACCTATATAATGCAATAATGCAACATATGTCTCAATTATTGTCGATGTTGAAAAGAATGATCTTTTCTTATTCACATAttgaatttaattagtaaaaaacaaaagtttatggagaaattttcttaaaattattatagagatttttatattaaaagttaaattatattttatccattttacttaaataagaaaaattaatttttatatattaaatcaaaaagtACATTAatctctctcttcttcttttttttgttaaaaaaaatcatctatttaTATGTTAACAACTAAACGTAATTGACAAAATAACTAAACAAGTACATGTAGTGTGTGCACCTCATGCAAACTTcatggattaaatttttaacaaaaaaaataatttgttcATTAATCTAACATGTGgaactaatttatccattttttgagtaaaaaagacaaaatataaTCCGActcttaataaaataatttccataatattttttacttcaaaactttttttcattattatatggtgaaatgaaaagaaatttagcctaaaaaaagtatatataatcTGCATATAACTATAACATGATAAACACTTGGAAGATAGAAAATGTGGCATATGATCCTTATTCTATATActtttaaaactttgattttaagGAGTTGCAGAAGATGCAGCAATCTGATATAATATGATGAATGATGCTTCCTTCTTGAACTTTAACTTGCTTGCTTTGTCTATTCCAAAGATGAATTGCATAGCTTTGCCTTCGAATCTGCCCGAGCTTAAGCTTCAACCAATTCGAGTGAGTCTCGTTTTGAGGCCCCTGAAACAGGCTTCGAATCCGGGTCCAATCGACCGGATAAAACGCCGACGGTGGCAACACCGTGAAGTTAAGCCCCGGGCGGCCAGTGACCCTCTCAACCACTCTCGAAACTAAGTAAGGTCCATTGTGACCCCATCGGTTTCCATCGAAAGTGAGTGCAAATTCTTGAATGAATTTGAACAACAATGGATGGTTTTGATCAAAAATCAGCACGGCATTGTTCAATCGGCTCCAGTTCTTGGTTTCGGGGTTGATAGATTGAGCACTGATTACATTTCTTAAACGTTTGATACTCTTTAAAACTAGAACATCAGTATCTAAATAAACACCACCATACTTGTACAACAAAGCAAGTCTAAGCAAATTCGAAAGGTTTTGACCCAAAGAAACTTCACCAGGATTAATATTTCCTTTCTTTAATCGATTAAACCATGTTTCAGCATAAGTGTTCTTGAAAATATAATCGAAATCAGGGTGAACAGCAATCAACTTGAACCCCATATCTGAAAAGGGCTTCAAAACAACACTTCCCTTTTTGGAATCCAATGAATTTGAGACGATGACTAAACAAGCTTTGGGGTGAAATTTAAACACACTCTCAATAGCAAGCAATTCTCTATCACTTAAAGACTCGATAGGTGAAATCCAAGTCATGAAGAACCGAGACTTACACTTTGAATTCCAGAAAAAGGTCTTAACTTTAGAGGAAAAAAACCCTTTCGGCTTTGTCCCTGAGCCCAGTGTTCTCAATATCTGACGGCTTAAACCAGCCTGCTTTGGCTTAAAAACTGAAGCCTTGCCAATAGGAACCATTGAAAAGTTTGGTTTTTTAGCAAGAGATAAATGGATCTTTAAAACACCAGGTGGATTCTCTTCTTTCAAGGCATACATCACTGAAGACACCAACTTTGCCACCGTTTTGTCGCCGGAAAGGTTCTCAGGCAACAATTTGATGGGTTCCGGTGAAGATTTGAGATAACCAGGgagataaatataaaaaacagaGAAGccattgcaagctaaaagaagaagaagggaaAGAGCAAAAAGTGAAGTGGGTAACAAAAACATAAAGCCAAAGACCGAGCTTTTAATATGGCGGAAATATGGGTGATGTTTGATCATTTGAAACATTGGCCTTCGTGTCGTAAGAAACTAAACTGAATTAGTGTTTGCAGATAGtggtaataataatttcataatttgtacatttaaagtaaaaaaaCAGAGTTTGAAGGAAGAGAGAACAAATGAAAGCGCGTTGGGCAAAGACAAAGAAGAAgcgaataagaagaagaagaataaggatTTTAATGGTGGTGGCggcaaaaagaaaaacaaaattaattttgagaGTTGAGGTTTGACATTGGGAACCAAAAATGCAAGCAAAATTGGGAGATCCCCGAGGCTGCCTTTTATATTATTGTAAATGAAAGAAAGTACGGTAATATGAAAATTAATAGTTTCGGACAAGATTACGTcacataaataaatttttaaatctataacatatatatatatataaataaaagaagcCTTAAGGAAAAAAGAACTCTtgatttaattaagtaaatatatatatttccgCTGTTTCAATTTCCAAattgaaaaagttaattttttaatttaattttttaaaaaattgaaataatttaatttttatcaattttaaaaatgagtg comes from the Gossypium hirsutum isolate 1008001.06 chromosome A06, Gossypium_hirsutum_v2.1, whole genome shotgun sequence genome and includes:
- the LOC107963355 gene encoding lactosylceramide 4-alpha-galactosyltransferase, producing the protein MFQMIKHHPYFRHIKSSVFGFMFLLPTSLFALSLLLLLACNGFSVFYIYLPGYLKSSPEPIKLLPENLSGDKTVAKLVSSVMYALKEENPPGVLKIHLSLAKKPNFSMVPIGKASVFKPKQAGLSRQILRTLGSGTKPKGFFSSKVKTFFWNSKCKSRFFMTWISPIESLSDRELLAIESVFKFHPKACLVIVSNSLDSKKGSVVLKPFSDMGFKLIAVHPDFDYIFKNTYAETWFNRLKKGNINPGEVSLGQNLSNLLRLALLYKYGGVYLDTDVLVLKSIKRLRNVISAQSINPETKNWSRLNNAVLIFDQNHPLLFKFIQEFALTFDGNRWGHNGPYLVSRVVERVTGRPGLNFTVLPPSAFYPVDWTRIRSLFQGPQNETHSNWLKLKLGQIRRQSYAIHLWNRQSKQVKVQEGSIIHHIISDCCIFCNSLKSKF